The following are encoded together in the Triticum dicoccoides isolate Atlit2015 ecotype Zavitan chromosome 6B, WEW_v2.0, whole genome shotgun sequence genome:
- the LOC119322100 gene encoding probable LRR receptor-like serine/threonine-protein kinase At3g47570: protein MEVTTVGQLLLWVLVAYSAHYVVGGRSLYANETDRLSLLQFKDAISLDPHQAFMSWNNSIHFCNWEGVLCRVKTLPHRVSSLNLTSRGLVGHISPSLGNLSFLQSLALVENTLTGEIPPFLGHLRRLRILRLRKNMLQGRIPSFANCSKLRVLDVSYNNLVGQFPTELPPGLQVLRVGTNNLTGTIPASLVNITTLTTISCLNNQIKGNIPSEFADLQSLQYLYAGGNQLAGSFPQAILNLSTLIDLDLGLNCLSGDLPPNLCTALHNLQTLFLGGNIFIGGHIPSSISNASNLYDVDFSSNNFTGLVPTTIGKLTQLSSLNLEKNQLQAHSREEWEFLDSLGNSTDLQMFSISRNRLSGHVPNSLGNLSNQLQEIYLAENQLSGDFPSGIANLRNLFILTLGMNHFTGVVPEWIGSIKILQQLGLEENFFTGVIPSSLSNLSQLGELYLSSNQFIGHIPASFGNFLTLQNLDISNNNLHGRVPLEIFKIPTIFQIDFSFNYLDGQLPTDIGNAKQLIHLVLSSNKLSGDIPETLGDCESLEDIELDSNIFGGSIPSSLDHITSLKFLNCSSNNLTGSIPLSLGNLQHLEKLDLSFNYLHGEVPAKGIFKNATAIRIEGNKGLCGGASELHMQACVVTPSNSTINNESLVLKVVIPITSIVLLAMVMFGILIWRGKHKSKSISQPLFGTKFPKVSFSDLARATQGFSTCNLIGGGRYSSVYRGKLVEDEIEVAVKVFNLETRGAHKSFIAECNVLRNVRHRNLVPILTACSSIDSTGNDFKALVYEFMPRGDLHNLLYSTRDYEGSSDLDLLTMSQRMSIAVDVADAMEYLHHNNQGTMVHCDLKPSNILLDDNMTAHVGDFGLVRFKVGSATSSLGNPSSSSVGLMGTIGYAAPEYAGGGQVSTAADVYSFGVVLLEIFLRRRPTGDIFKDGLSIVKLTEINFPDRVMEIVDPQLIQELEICQETPTALKEKGVRSLLYMLNVGLSCTKPSPHERTNMQEVVAKLHGIRDAYLRGN, encoded by the exons ATGGAAGTTACTACAGTTGGGCAGCTACTTCTCTGGGTATTGGTAGCTTACAGTGCACATTATGTCGTCGGTGGCAGATCCTTATATGCAAATGAGACAGATCGGCTGTCGCTGCTTCAGTTCAAGGATGCAATCAGTCTGGATCCACACCAAGCCTTCATGTCCTGGAACAATAGCATCCACTTCTGTAATTGGGAAGGTGTCTTGTGCAGGGTGAAGACTCTGCCACATCGTGTCAGTTCTCTAAACCTTACAAGTCGAGGTTTGGTAGGACACATATCTCCTTCACTTGGGAACCTATCGTTCCTGCAGTCTCTAGCCCTGGTGGAAAACACACTCACCGGGGAGATTCCACCCTTCCTCGGTCACCTGCGTCGTCTCCGAATCCTCCGCTTGAGAAAGAACATGCTACAaggaaggataccgagttttgcaaACTGCTCAAAGCTCAGGGTGCTGGATGTTTCATACAACAATCTAGTTGGGCAATTTCCAACTGAGTTGCCTCCTGGCCTTCAGGTGCTGCGTGTTGGGACTAATAACCTTACTGGCACCATCCCAGCTTCTCTTGTCAATATAACGACACTAACCACCATTAGCTGCCTGAATAATCAAATCAAAGGAAATATCCCAAGTGAGTTTGCAGATCTGCAAAGCTTGCAGTACCTGTATGCAGGTGGCAATCAGCTGGCAGGCAGTTTTCCACAAGCCATCTTGAATCTTTCTACTCTCATTGACCTTGACCTTGGTCTCAACTGTTTAAGTGGAGATCTGCCACCAAATCTCTGTACCGCTCTCCACAATCTCCAGACACTTTTTTTGGGTGGCAACATCTTTATAGGCGGGCACATTCCTAGTTCAATAAGTAATGCTTCCAATCTATATGACGTTGATTTTTCAAGTAACAACTTCACCGGATTGGTGCCCACCACTATTGGCAAACTTACCCAACTCTCGTCGTTGAATCTTGAAAAGAATCAACTCCAAGCACATAGCAGGGAAGAATGGGAGTTTTTGGACAGCTTAGGGAATTCCACGGACCTACAGATGTTCTCCATTAGTCGGAATCGCCTATCAGGGCATGTGCCAAATTCATTAGGTAACCTTTCCAATCAACTCCAGGAGATATACTTGGCGGAAAATCAACTATCAGGGGATTTTCCTTCTGGCATAGCAAACCTTCGCAACTTGTTTATTCTAACATTGGGGATGAATCACTTTACAGGTGTGGTTCCGGAGTGGATTGGATCTATCAAGATTTTGCAGCAATTAGGTTTAGAAGAAAACTTCTTTACGGGGGTCATTCCGTCATCCTTGTCAAACTTATCTCAATTGGGAGAGCTCTATCTATCCTCGAACCAGTTCATTGGTCACATACCAGCAAGCTTTGGAAACTTTTTGACGCTTCAAAATTTGGACATTTCCAACAACAATCTTCATGGTAGGGTTCCATTAGAGATCTTCAAAATCCCAACAATATTTCAGATTGATTTTTCTTTCAACTATCTAGATGGACAACTTCCTACCGACATTGGCAATGCCAAACAACTCATACATTTGGTACTTTCATCAAACAAACTATCCGGTGATATTCCCGAAACTCTGGGTGATTGTgaaagtttagaagacattgagttAGACTCAAATATTTTCGGTGGCAGTATTCCCTCTTCATTAGACCACATAACCAGCCTCAAATTTTTGAACTGTTCTAGCAATAACTTAACTGGGTCAATACCACTATCTCTTGGCAACCTACAACATCTTGAGAAACTAGATTTGTCATTCAACTATCTTCACGGCGAGGTTCCAGCAAAAGGGATATTCAAGAATGCAACTGCCATTCGGATTGAGGGGAACAAGGGACTTTGTGGTGGGGCATCAGAGTTACACATGCAAGCATGTGTTGTTACGCCTTCAAATTCAACTATAAACAATGAATCTTTAGTGCTCAAAGTAGTTATCCCAATAACCAGTATAGTTTTACTTGCTATGGTCATGTTTGGCATATTGATATGGAGAGGAAAGCACAAGAGCAAATCTATATCGCAACCATTGTTTGGTACAAAATTTCCCAAGGTTTCTTTTAGTGATCTAGCCAGAGCGACACAGGGATTCTCAACGTGCAACTTAATTGGCGGCGGGAGATACAGTTCTGTATATCGAGGAAAACTAGTTGAAGATGAAATTGAGGTTGCCGTAAAAGTCTTCAACTTAGAGACAAGAGGAGCACACAAGAGCTTCATTGCAGAATGTAATGTGTTGAGAAATGTGCGGCATCGTAATCTGGTCCCTATCCTAACTGCGTGCTCAAGCATTGATTCTACTGGTAATGATTTCAAGGCCCTGGTTTATGAGTTCATGCCACGAGGAGACTTACATAACCTATTATATTCCACTAGAGACTATGAAGGCTCTTCTGATTTGGACCTTCTTACAATGAGTCAAAGGATGAGCATCGCAGTGGATGTAGCGGATGCAATGGAGTACCTACACCATAACAACCAAGGAACAATGGTTCATTGTGATCTGAAGCCTAGCAACATTCTATTGGATGACAATATGACAGCTCATGTTGGAGACTTTGGCCTAGTAAGATTCAAAGTTGGTTCTGCGACGTCATCTCTTGGTAACCCAAGCTCTTCTTCGGTTGGACTAATGGGAACGATCGGATATGCTGCTCCGG AATACGCAGGGGGTGGTCAAGTTTCAACTGCCGCGGATGTTTACAGCTTTGGTGTCGTCCTTCTCGAAATATTCCTTCGGAGAAGGCCAACTGGTGACATATTTAAGGACGGACTGAGCATTGTGAAGTTAACAGAGATCAACTTCCCTGATAGGGTAATGGAGATTGTCGATCCTCAGCTGATACAAGAGTTGGAGATTTGCCAAGAAACTCCAACAGCCTTGAAGGAAAAAGGTGTACGCTCTCTGCTATATATGCTAAACGTTGGCCTTTCTTGCACGAAGCCTTCTCCGCATGAACGCACCAATATGCAGGAGGTGGTTGCCAAGCTACATGGCATCAGAGATGCTTATCTCAGAGGAAATTGA